The following coding sequences lie in one Panicum virgatum strain AP13 chromosome 6N, P.virgatum_v5, whole genome shotgun sequence genomic window:
- the LOC120677748 gene encoding uncharacterized protein LOC120677748, producing the protein MECEPEELQFLGAAGVYSASAQVLRGPHRPLFARIAAAFVLPLSALFLLHIAISHALFRHIDSDDTALDASSPGSDAQRRLLSRLASDWLALLLFKAAYLLALLLLSLLATAASVFSVASLYSAKHDALSFPRVLSVVPRVWRRLAATFLAAFALLFAYNAAAVLVLVGLLVAADNGSGLAGLLAFLVLLAYLAGLVYLSVVWHLASVVSVLEDYKGFAAMRKSKDLIRGKLPTAAAIFFTLNIVFAVVELAFRAWVIKGESSAPTRLLLGVLALAALSCVVMLALVAQTLVYLVCKSYHHESIDKAGISDHLEVYLGEYVPLKASDVQMEQFQV; encoded by the coding sequence ATGGAGTGCGAGCCCGAGGAGCTGCAGTTCCTGGGCGCCGCGGGCGTCTACTCCGCCTCCGCGCAGGTCCTCCGCGGCCCGCACCGCCCGCTCTTCgcccgcatcgccgccgccttcgtccTCCCGCTCTccgccctcttcctcctccacatCGCCATCTCCCACGCCCTCTTCCGCCACATCGACTCCGACGACACCGCGCTCGACGCCTCCTCCCCGGGCTCCGacgcccagcgccgcctcctctcccgcCTCGCCTCCGACTGGCTCGCGCTCCTCCTCTTCAAGGCCGCCTACCTcctcgcgctcctcctcctctcgctcctcgccaccgccgcatcCGTCTTCTCCGTCGCCTCCCTCTACTCCGCCAAGCACGACGCGCTCTCCTTCCCGCGGGTGCTCTCCGTCGTGCCCCGCGTCTGGAGGCGCCTCGCCGCCACCTTCCTCGCCGCCTTCGCGCTCCTCTTCGCCtacaacgccgccgccgtcctcgtcctcgtcggcctcctcgtcgccgccgacaACGGCTCGGGCCTCGCGGGCCTCCTCGccttcctcgtcctcctcgcctACCTCGCCGGCCTCGTCTACctcagcgtcgtctggcaccTCGCCAGCGTCGTCTCCGTGCTCGAGGACTACAAGGGCTTCGCCGCCATGCGCAAGAGCAAGGACCTCATCCGCGGCAAGCTCCCCACCGCCGCGGCCATCTTCTTCACGCTCAACATCGTCTTCGCGGTCGTCGAGCTCGCCTTCCGCGCCTGGGTCATCAAGGGAGAATCCTCCGCGCCAAccaggctcctcctcggcgtcctcgcgctcgccgcgctctcCTGCGTCGTCATGCTCGCGCTCGTCGCGCAGACACTCGTCTACCTCGTCTGCAAGAGCTACCACCACGAGAGCATCGacaaggccggcatctccgaCCACCTCGAGGTATACCTCGGAGAATACGTCCCGCT